One Thermicanus aegyptius DSM 12793 DNA segment encodes these proteins:
- a CDS encoding site-2 protease family protein — translation MEIHPFFFVFLFLALMTGQFLQVLTLFAILLFHEWGHLFWARYFGWHVERIRLLPFGGLMEVSSPLLPDAREEAVVVLGGPCNNFLLILLASFLNHTGWISSGWSRFMIEGNLALALFNLLPLYPLDGGRLFQLLAALRLPYRVAILFTLYAGGGLLLVMLLLTQLGWTFSLSLWFIFPYLLFTLYREYRYLPYRLMKFLLMRYLYRKERTYPLQILSVPASRSLRKAAEGMYRYRYHLFQVKFYETGSPSRYLREERILDEIFGKKTPFLPIGKVEEEKEIPS, via the coding sequence ATGGAAATTCACCCTTTTTTTTTCGTCTTCTTGTTCTTAGCTCTGATGACCGGGCAATTTTTACAGGTCCTTACCCTCTTTGCCATCCTCTTGTTCCACGAATGGGGACATCTATTTTGGGCTCGCTATTTCGGGTGGCACGTGGAACGGATCCGCCTCCTCCCCTTTGGTGGCCTGATGGAGGTTTCTTCCCCTTTGCTTCCTGATGCGAGAGAAGAGGCGGTTGTCGTGCTGGGCGGACCTTGTAATAATTTCCTTTTGATCCTGTTGGCATCATTTTTAAATCATACAGGATGGATCAGCTCCGGTTGGAGCCGTTTCATGATCGAAGGCAATCTCGCCCTCGCCCTCTTTAATCTTCTCCCCCTCTATCCGTTGGACGGCGGCCGTCTTTTTCAACTTCTCGCCGCATTGCGCCTGCCTTATCGCGTAGCCATCCTCTTCACTCTTTACGCAGGGGGGGGACTGCTCCTCGTCATGCTCCTTCTCACGCAATTGGGATGGACCTTCTCCCTCTCCCTCTGGTTCATCTTTCCCTATCTCCTTTTCACCTTATACCGGGAATATCGTTACCTCCCTTACCGTCTTATGAAATTTCTCCTTATGAGATACCTCTATAGGAAAGAGCGAACTTATCCTCTCCAAATCCTTTCGGTTCCTGCGTCGAGGAGCCTGCGTAAAGCGGCAGAAGGGATGTATCGTTATCGGTATCACCTTTTTCAGGTGAAATTTTATGAAACAGGCTCTCCCTCCCGCTATCTTCGGGAGGAGCGCATCTTAGATGAGATCTTTGGGAAAAAGACTCCTTTCTTACCCATCGGGAAAGTGGAAGAAGAGAAGGAAATTCCCAGTTGA
- a CDS encoding peptidoglycan DD-metalloendopeptidase family protein produces the protein MRITGDGIKRRRKAWLRSYRKRGGSLHGKPWASWTRRFLFQSGISFLLLLFIIFSMHTPLPWSETVHSFLTQRFAEEFPFEVVKGWVERELGSSSLTLLPLLQKKEEETVTVFSLPLKGTIVEDFKSNGNGVILETGVRSPVHPIGTGWVRFVGKTKGLGKAIVIQHGDGKVSIYGYLGEIYVNTEDWVYPDMVIALVAEQSLYLSVREKDQAINPMDVIPFE, from the coding sequence ATGCGGATCACGGGCGATGGGATCAAACGAAGGAGAAAGGCATGGCTTCGGTCCTACCGGAAACGAGGTGGAAGCCTTCATGGAAAACCATGGGCCTCCTGGACGAGGCGATTCCTTTTCCAAAGTGGGATCAGTTTCCTTCTCCTTCTTTTCATTATTTTTTCGATGCATACTCCCCTTCCTTGGTCAGAAACCGTACATTCCTTTTTAACCCAGCGATTTGCGGAAGAATTCCCATTTGAGGTCGTCAAAGGATGGGTGGAACGGGAGCTGGGTTCATCCTCTCTGACCCTCCTTCCCCTCCTGCAGAAAAAAGAAGAAGAGACGGTCACGGTTTTTTCCCTTCCCCTCAAGGGAACGATCGTCGAAGATTTTAAGAGCAACGGAAACGGGGTGATCCTGGAAACGGGGGTGAGGAGTCCCGTTCATCCCATCGGTACAGGCTGGGTACGATTTGTGGGAAAGACGAAAGGTTTGGGAAAAGCGATCGTGATTCAGCATGGCGATGGGAAGGTGAGCATTTACGGCTATTTAGGGGAGATCTACGTGAATACAGAGGATTGGGTCTATCCCGATATGGTCATCGCCCTCGTGGCGGAACAATCGCTCTATCTTTCCGTTCGGGAGAAGGATCAGGCGATCAATCCCATGGATGTGATCCCTTTTGAATAA
- the rodA gene encoding rod shape-determining protein RodA, giving the protein MNPDRIRFIRYFDWSILFILGGLALFSYFGISGANPTHGEAMKQLLWYGISFGVLILFQWIDYRWLTYLSYPLWGVGVLSLLALLLFGPITNNTTGWFEFGGIKIQPAEFMKLFTILAVSYWFSRMKEKEVEIRAFYQLWPVFLFFGLPFLLIVKQPDLGNAVILIGILFAMLIVAGVRWRHILYVAMIGLSGIAVLAYIYLFHNDFFFDKIIKKYQWNRITVFLNPDAASTADAGYQVSKSLIAIGSGLLQGKGFTQKTLTETNWVPEAQTDFVFSVIGEKFGFIGSSILILLFFLLIYRLIRIAMETEYDYGKYVIGGFVGMFVFQIFENIGMTIGIMPVTGITLPFISYGGSSLLTNMIAIAIVLNIGLRRKKLMF; this is encoded by the coding sequence ATGAATCCGGATCGAATTCGTTTCATCCGTTATTTTGATTGGTCCATCCTTTTCATTCTGGGGGGATTGGCCCTTTTTAGCTATTTTGGCATCTCAGGGGCGAATCCGACCCATGGAGAAGCGATGAAGCAACTTCTCTGGTATGGGATAAGCTTTGGGGTTCTCATCCTTTTCCAGTGGATCGATTACCGCTGGCTCACCTATCTTTCCTATCCACTCTGGGGGGTCGGGGTTTTATCCCTGCTCGCCCTTCTTCTTTTTGGGCCGATTACCAATAATACAACGGGCTGGTTTGAGTTCGGAGGGATTAAAATCCAGCCTGCCGAATTCATGAAATTATTCACGATCCTAGCCGTCTCCTACTGGTTCTCCCGGATGAAGGAAAAGGAAGTGGAAATTAGGGCCTTTTACCAGCTTTGGCCTGTTTTTCTCTTCTTCGGCCTCCCTTTCCTCCTCATCGTAAAACAGCCTGATCTGGGGAATGCCGTCATCCTGATCGGCATCCTCTTCGCCATGCTCATCGTCGCCGGAGTTCGCTGGCGCCACATTCTCTACGTCGCCATGATCGGTCTTAGCGGCATCGCCGTCCTCGCTTATATCTATCTGTTTCACAACGATTTCTTCTTCGATAAGATCATCAAGAAGTACCAGTGGAACCGGATTACCGTCTTCCTCAATCCGGATGCCGCTTCAACCGCGGATGCAGGGTACCAGGTAAGCAAATCCCTCATTGCCATCGGTTCAGGACTATTGCAGGGGAAAGGATTTACCCAAAAGACCTTGACGGAGACAAACTGGGTTCCGGAAGCCCAGACCGATTTCGTCTTCTCCGTCATTGGGGAAAAGTTTGGCTTCATCGGTTCTTCCATCCTGATCCTCCTCTTCTTCCTCCTCATCTATCGTTTGATTCGGATCGCCATGGAAACGGAGTATGATTATGGGAAATATGTGATCGGCGGTTTTGTCGGCATGTTTGTCTTCCAGATCTTTGAGAACATCGGCATGACCATCGGGATTATGCCGGTTACCGGGATTACCCTTCCCTTTATCAGTTATGGAGGCAGCTCACTCCTTACCAATATGATCGCGATCGCGATTGTCTTAAACATTGGGCTTCGGAGAAAGAAGCTTATGTTTTAG